One window of Microbacterium sp. 1S1 genomic DNA carries:
- the galU gene encoding UTP--glucose-1-phosphate uridylyltransferase GalU, with protein MAHEKIKAVIPAAGLGTRFLPATKAMPKEMLPVVDKPAIQYVVEEAADAGIEDILVIIGRNKNAISNHFDSVPELEVKLMEKGDTGRLERVMKSSDLADIHFVRQGEPKGLGHAVLRARTHVGDSSFAVLLGDDLIDERDPLLTEMIAEHERTGAAVIALMEVDPDNIHMYGAAAVEEIEGSAAVRVTDLVEKPAKEDAPSNLAIIGRYVLPASVFDILERTEPGKGGEIQLTDALQELATADGGPGVVGVIFRGRRYDTGDRVDYIKAIVQLAADRDDLGDELRPWLKDFAERL; from the coding sequence ATGGCTCACGAGAAGATCAAGGCTGTCATTCCCGCTGCAGGGTTGGGGACACGATTCCTGCCCGCGACGAAGGCGATGCCGAAGGAGATGCTCCCCGTCGTCGACAAGCCGGCGATCCAGTACGTCGTCGAGGAGGCGGCGGACGCCGGCATCGAGGACATCCTCGTGATCATCGGACGCAACAAGAACGCCATCTCCAACCACTTCGACTCGGTGCCGGAGCTCGAGGTGAAGCTCATGGAGAAGGGCGACACGGGCCGCCTGGAGCGCGTGATGAAGTCGAGCGACCTCGCCGACATCCACTTCGTCCGCCAGGGCGAGCCCAAGGGGCTCGGCCACGCGGTCCTCCGTGCCAGGACGCACGTCGGCGACAGTTCTTTCGCGGTGCTGCTCGGGGACGACCTGATCGACGAGCGCGACCCGCTGCTCACCGAGATGATCGCGGAGCACGAGCGCACCGGCGCGGCCGTCATCGCCCTCATGGAGGTCGACCCGGACAACATCCACATGTACGGTGCCGCGGCGGTGGAGGAGATCGAGGGATCCGCGGCCGTGCGCGTCACGGACCTCGTCGAGAAGCCCGCGAAGGAGGACGCCCCGTCCAACCTCGCGATCATCGGTCGCTACGTGCTCCCGGCCTCCGTGTTCGACATCCTCGAGCGCACGGAACCCGGGAAGGGCGGAGAGATCCAGCTCACGGATGCGCTGCAGGAGCTCGCGACCGCCGACGGCGGACCCGGCGTGGTCGGCGTCATCTTCCGTGGACGCCGCTACGACACCGGCGACCGGGTGGACTACATCAAGGCGATCGTGCAGCTCGCGGCGGACCGAGACGACCTGGGCGACGAGCTGCGCCCCTGGCTCAAGGACTTCGCGGAGCGCCTCTAG